The following coding sequences lie in one Pseudomonadota bacterium genomic window:
- a CDS encoding AF1514 family protein, whose amino-acid sequence MKEIQISIEGEVGREDAQKKAESIARQENPDTFVISRYNRHANACSPCCLKGKIGEKPGWEIYGENHGGRLKITINNGEYVFILS is encoded by the coding sequence ATGAAGGAGATTCAAATCAGCATTGAAGGCGAAGTCGGCCGGGAAGACGCTCAGAAAAAGGCCGAATCCATCGCCCGGCAGGAGAATCCGGACACTTTTGTCATTTCCCGATACAACCGGCACGCCAATGCCTGTTCGCCCTGCTGCCTGAAAGGAAAGATCGGGGAAAAGCCCGGCTGGGAAATCTATGGAGAAAACCATGGCGGCCGACTTAAGATAACGATTAATAATGGAGAGTACGTTTTCATACTCAGTTGA
- a CDS encoding Na/Pi symporter gives MTTNFEFWKLLAGLSIFIYGMFMLEDSIKALSGRVFRKLISHYTRSKLRAVGSGAFVTAVLQSSSAVSLMILAFVGAGVMNMENAIAVMMGANIGTTFTAWIVALIGFKIKIESFALPIIALGGILLITSDHDSKFFSFSRLLIGLGFLFLGLDYMKGSAESLTSGFDLQSLPVHSLWIYLLVGIVLTAIMQASAATIALVMTALHSGLIDFQMALAMVVGANIGTTVTVLLGSMGKGVRTKKIVGISHLTFNCITGLIAFISLDLFDWLLRILLGNGYNSVTGLALFHTLFNLLGVIIFFPFINLLARTLIRIYPHKKTVLTLYLDRTPVEVADAATEALAKETYHLLEECQLYNLRSLRLDEKLIFDHDLPFEKNIGGKLKLKDLYDNIKLLHGEIFSFYTSLQSHKLEESEAKTLERLSFASRNIMNALKNFKGIQGDLEEFDSSENFYLNTQYNTFRKRLMELYHDLNRIRSLSGSKDQYRELVKTFLHLEETDKRFVSDTMKAVADNKIQDIDIASLLLANRLFNQACRLQLFSVKDIMLTPEQISDFDHALDMKELLEEEKKTEK, from the coding sequence ATGACCACCAACTTCGAATTCTGGAAACTCCTGGCAGGCCTCAGCATCTTCATCTACGGGATGTTCATGCTCGAAGATTCGATCAAGGCCCTGTCCGGGCGAGTCTTCAGGAAGCTGATCTCCCACTATACCCGGAGCAAGCTTCGCGCCGTCGGCAGCGGGGCCTTTGTTACCGCCGTTCTCCAGAGCAGTTCCGCGGTTTCCCTGATGATCCTGGCCTTCGTCGGGGCCGGGGTCATGAACATGGAAAACGCCATCGCCGTTATGATGGGAGCAAATATCGGCACCACCTTCACCGCCTGGATCGTGGCTCTCATCGGTTTCAAGATCAAGATCGAGAGTTTTGCCCTGCCGATCATCGCCCTGGGCGGAATCCTCCTGATCACTTCCGATCATGACTCGAAATTCTTCAGCTTCAGCAGGCTCCTGATCGGTCTCGGCTTTCTCTTTCTTGGCCTCGACTACATGAAGGGGAGCGCGGAAAGCCTTACCAGTGGATTTGACCTGCAATCCCTGCCGGTCCACAGCCTGTGGATTTACCTGCTGGTCGGCATCGTCCTTACCGCCATCATGCAGGCAAGCGCTGCCACTATCGCCCTGGTGATGACCGCCCTGCACTCCGGACTGATCGACTTCCAGATGGCGCTGGCGATGGTGGTCGGCGCCAATATCGGCACCACCGTGACCGTGCTGCTCGGTTCGATGGGAAAAGGAGTAAGAACCAAGAAGATTGTCGGCATCAGCCACCTGACTTTTAACTGCATCACCGGCCTCATCGCCTTTATCAGTCTTGATCTCTTTGACTGGCTGCTCAGGATTCTGCTCGGGAACGGCTACAATAGCGTGACAGGTCTTGCCCTGTTCCATACCCTGTTCAATCTGCTGGGGGTCATCATCTTTTTTCCCTTCATCAACCTGCTGGCCAGGACCCTGATCAGGATCTATCCCCATAAAAAAACCGTTCTCACCCTCTATCTTGACCGGACCCCGGTGGAAGTGGCCGATGCGGCAACAGAAGCACTGGCCAAAGAGACCTATCACCTCCTTGAAGAGTGCCAGCTTTACAACTTGCGCTCTCTCCGGCTGGACGAAAAACTGATCTTTGATCATGACCTGCCGTTTGAAAAAAACATCGGCGGAAAATTGAAGCTGAAAGATCTCTATGACAACATCAAGCTGCTGCACGGTGAAATATTCTCATTTTATACGAGCCTGCAATCGCACAAACTTGAAGAGTCCGAGGCAAAAACCCTGGAGCGGCTGAGTTTCGCGTCGCGAAACATCATGAACGCCCTGAAAAATTTCAAAGGTATTCAGGGCGATCTGGAGGAGTTTGACAGTTCGGAAAACTTTTACCTGAACACCCAGTACAACACTTTCCGGAAAAGACTCATGGAGCTCTACCACGACCTGAACCGGATCCGCTCCCTTAGCGGCAGCAAAGACCAGTACCGGGAACTCGTGAAAACGTTTCTCCATCTCGAAGAAACCGATAAACGCTTCGTCAGCGACACCATGAAGGCCGTTGCCGATAACAAGATCCAGGATATCGACATCGCCTCACTCCTCCTGGCGAACCGGCTTTTCAACCAGGCATGCCGCCTGCAACTCTTCAGCGTCAAGGACATCATGCTCACCCCGGAGCAGATCAGCGATTTTGATCACGCCCTGGACATGAAAGAACTGCTGGAGGAAGAGAAGAAGACAGAGAAATGA
- a CDS encoding SDR family oxidoreductase has translation MQKTILITGATSGFGKECARLFASDGWKLILTGRRADRLEALQDELNAECHILVQDVREREAVEKDLAGLPEGFRDIDVLVNNAGLALGMGPAQEADLDQWEEMVDTNIKGLMYCTRFVLPGMVKRGSGHIVNIGSVAGNWPYPGGNVYGASKAFVKQFSNNLRADVLGSGVRVTNIEPGLAETEFSVVRFNGDAKKAAEVYAGTEPLTAADIAEMVHWAVTRPPHVNVNRIEVMPVCQSCGPFAIDRKV, from the coding sequence ATGCAGAAAACAATTTTAATCACCGGTGCGACCTCCGGTTTCGGCAAGGAGTGTGCACGACTGTTTGCGAGCGATGGCTGGAAACTGATCCTCACCGGCCGCAGGGCGGACCGTTTGGAGGCGTTGCAGGATGAACTGAATGCTGAATGTCATATTCTGGTTCAGGATGTCCGGGAACGGGAGGCGGTGGAGAAGGATCTCGCCGGACTGCCGGAAGGTTTCCGGGATATTGATGTGCTGGTCAATAACGCAGGTCTTGCTTTGGGCATGGGTCCGGCCCAGGAGGCAGATCTTGACCAGTGGGAGGAGATGGTCGATACCAATATCAAGGGGCTGATGTACTGCACCCGGTTTGTTCTGCCCGGGATGGTGAAGCGTGGTTCAGGGCATATTGTCAATATCGGTTCGGTTGCGGGAAATTGGCCTTATCCCGGCGGCAATGTCTACGGGGCGAGTAAGGCGTTTGTCAAACAGTTTTCAAATAATTTGAGGGCCGACGTGCTTGGCAGCGGGGTGCGGGTGACCAATATCGAACCGGGGCTTGCCGAGACCGAATTTTCCGTGGTCCGCTTCAACGGGGACGCAAAGAAAGCGGCAGAGGTCTATGCGGGGACGGAGCCGCTCACCGCAGCGGACATTGCCGAGATGGTTCACTGGGCGGTCACCCGGCCCCCCCATGTGAATGTCAACCGGATAGAGGTCATGCCGGTCTGCCAAAGCTGCGGACCTTTTGCGATAGACAGGAAGGTGTGA
- a CDS encoding dioxygenase has protein sequence MIDKTSQARGQVLYFSHGGGPLPILGEASHQKMVEFMARLPSQLRKPEAILVISAHWEEATATVLSGANPPLFYDYYGFPREAYNIEYPAPGSPELAERIIELLENRNIPARSDPERGFDHGLFIPLMLIFPKADIPALQLSLLDGLDPAAHIALGRALRELMRQNILVIGSGFSFHNMQEFSMQGPDRSNPDNDAFQDWLIEVCTGNLQQAEREKRLLDWRKAPGARYCHPREEHLLPLHVCLGLAGKPAEKVFDDSILHKRAVAFLW, from the coding sequence ATGATTGATAAGACATCTCAAGCCAGGGGCCAGGTACTCTATTTCTCCCATGGCGGCGGGCCGTTGCCGATCCTGGGTGAAGCCAGCCACCAGAAGATGGTGGAATTCATGGCCCGACTTCCGTCACAGCTCAGGAAACCAGAGGCCATTCTGGTCATCAGCGCCCACTGGGAGGAAGCCACCGCCACGGTGCTGAGTGGAGCAAATCCTCCTTTATTCTATGATTATTACGGGTTTCCGAGGGAAGCGTATAACATCGAATACCCTGCTCCGGGCAGTCCAGAACTGGCCGAGCGGATCATTGAACTGCTCGAGAACCGCAACATCCCCGCCAGGAGCGATCCAGAACGGGGATTCGACCACGGCCTTTTTATTCCCCTGATGCTGATCTTTCCGAAGGCGGATATTCCGGCCCTGCAGCTTTCTCTGCTGGACGGTCTTGATCCGGCCGCGCATATCGCCCTCGGAAGGGCGCTCCGTGAGTTGATGCGGCAAAACATTCTGGTCATCGGTTCCGGATTTTCCTTTCACAATATGCAGGAGTTTTCCATGCAGGGCCCGGACCGTTCCAACCCGGACAACGATGCTTTTCAGGACTGGCTGATCGAGGTTTGCACCGGCAACTTGCAGCAGGCCGAACGGGAAAAGCGTCTGCTCGATTGGCGGAAGGCCCCCGGTGCCCGCTATTGCCACCCCCGCGAAGAACACCTGCTGCCGCTCCATGTCTGTCTCGGTCTGGCCGGAAAACCCGCCGAAAAGGTATTTGACGACTCTATCCTCCACAAAAGGGCGGTCGCATTTCTCTGGTGA
- a CDS encoding nucleotidyltransferase family protein has product MHMTAVLLAAGQSKRMGQSKQLLSLADKPVIRWCLDGLLAGGVDDIVVVLGPTGREIANAIDGYSVRVVWNTDPDSDMAGSVRQAISALPEKATAVMILPVDHPAVKPETIRIIADTSQKFPDRIILPVYKGSRGHPVVFPRPVIEELDTLPTLRDIVHRSAGRLQQIEVDDEGILLNLNTPEDFREIVARFSR; this is encoded by the coding sequence ATGCACATGACAGCCGTCCTGCTCGCGGCAGGCCAGTCAAAGAGGATGGGACAGAGCAAGCAGCTTCTCTCCCTGGCTGACAAGCCGGTCATCCGCTGGTGCCTGGACGGGCTGCTGGCCGGCGGCGTGGATGATATTGTCGTGGTTCTCGGTCCGACCGGTCGGGAGATCGCGAATGCAATTGATGGATATTCCGTGCGGGTTGTCTGGAACACCGATCCGGACAGCGATATGGCCGGATCGGTCCGGCAGGCCATATCGGCTCTGCCGGAAAAGGCAACGGCCGTGATGATTCTCCCGGTGGATCATCCGGCGGTAAAACCGGAGACCATCAGGATCATTGCCGATACCAGCCAGAAATTTCCCGACAGGATTATTCTCCCTGTATATAAAGGGAGCCGGGGGCACCCGGTGGTCTTCCCCCGGCCGGTTATCGAAGAACTGGACACATTGCCCACTTTAAGGGATATTGTGCACAGGAGTGCTGGCAGGCTCCAGCAGATCGAAGTGGATGATGAGGGGATTCTCCTCAATCTGAATACTCCCGAAGACTTCCGCGAGATTGTGGCGCGGTTCTCGCGCTGA
- a CDS encoding XdhC family protein — MDDIAIYEEIIRLKKKRVPAAIATVIESKGSTPRKAGAKMLVRKDGRISGTVGGGITEAKTIEASLEVIRRGLPRTMEFSLTEKHGGVCGGSLVIYLEPLVVPDHLIVVGDGHVGRAVTQAARQAGFMVSMIGLAEAKTGYGPEEDAILHPLSELEKAFTDIGADESTYIFIATSDHHQDFEAVSAALATDSCYIAVIGSKRKKAAMDKYLAERGFDEAAVGRIISPAGLDIFAETPAEIAVSIVAQMIKLKRSPPHAHDSRPARGRPVKEDGTEQAASLPG, encoded by the coding sequence ATGGACGATATCGCGATCTATGAGGAGATCATCCGTCTGAAGAAAAAGAGGGTTCCGGCCGCCATTGCCACGGTGATCGAAAGCAAAGGTTCAACCCCGCGCAAGGCGGGCGCCAAGATGCTGGTCAGAAAGGATGGCCGGATCTCCGGCACCGTCGGCGGCGGCATAACCGAGGCCAAGACCATCGAAGCTTCGCTGGAAGTGATCCGCAGAGGCCTCCCCAGAACCATGGAATTTTCTCTTACCGAGAAACATGGCGGAGTGTGCGGCGGCAGCCTGGTCATCTACCTTGAACCGCTGGTCGTGCCCGATCACCTGATCGTGGTCGGTGACGGCCATGTCGGCAGGGCGGTCACCCAGGCAGCGCGGCAGGCCGGGTTTATGGTCAGTATGATCGGTCTGGCCGAGGCCAAAACCGGATACGGGCCGGAAGAGGATGCGATCCTCCATCCACTGAGCGAGCTGGAAAAGGCTTTCACCGATATCGGCGCTGACGAGAGCACCTATATCTTTATTGCCACCAGCGACCATCACCAGGATTTCGAGGCGGTCAGCGCCGCCCTTGCCACCGATTCGTGCTATATTGCGGTGATCGGCAGTAAGAGAAAGAAAGCGGCCATGGATAAGTATCTTGCGGAGAGGGGGTTTGACGAGGCTGCGGTCGGCCGGATTATTTCTCCGGCGGGCCTGGATATTTTTGCCGAAACCCCGGCCGAGATCGCAGTCAGTATCGTGGCGCAGATGATCAAGTTGAAGAGGAGTCCCCCGCATGCACATGACAGCCGTCCTGCTCGCGGCAGGCCAGTCAAAGAGGATGGGACAGAGCAAGCAGCTTCTCTCCCTGGCTGA